Within Longimicrobiaceae bacterium, the genomic segment GCGGAGGTTTTCTGTGAGAAGTGCCTTGGGAGTCGATCTTCCCAGGCGGAGTGGATGATGCGCGTGCCGGCCTCCTTACGCGAAGGCGGCAACCTGCGGCGCCCGGCAGGGTAAGATGCGGGAGACAGGGCCCCGGCAGCGGGGTCGAACGCGGTGCGGACCCACACGCAGAGACGGCTGAGATGACGATGAAAGCTTCCCTGGTCACGATCCTTCCCCTGGCCGCCGTGCTCGCGGCGGCAGGCGCGGCACGAGCCCAGATGCAGCAGGGCCCGATGGCGCCGGCCACCATCCGCGTATCGTCCAGCGGCGAGGCGCGGGCCACGCCGGACCAGGCATTCGTGGACTTCGGGATGGAGACGGTGGCGCCCACCGCCAAGGCCGCGAGCGACCAGAACGCCGCGCGCATGGCCCGCGTGATCGCCGCGCTGGTGGCCGCCGGCATCGCGCGCACCGACATCCAGACGCGCGACTACAACGTCTACCCGGAGTATTCGCAGCCCGGCCCGGCCGGCGGCGACCCCGCCATCCGCGGCTACCACGTGAACAACACCGTCTCGGTGAAGACCGACCGCATCGCGCAGGTGGGCGCGCTGATCGACGCGGCGCTGGGTGCGGGCGCCAACCGCGTAAACGGCGTGCGCTTCGGCTTCCGCAGCCCGGAGACGCTGCGGGCGCAGGCGCTCCGCCAGGCCATCGACCGCGGCCGAGCGGAGGCGCAGAACATCGCGGCGGGGCTGGGCGTGCGGCTGGGTCCGGTGCTGGACGCCAGCACCAGCTCCGAGCAGCGTGTGTATCCCCCTCAGCCCATGATGATGGCCCGCGGTGCCGCAGCCGATGCGGTGCAGACGCCCGTGGAGCCCGGCGAGCAGACGGTGGGCGCCACCATCTCCCTCGTCTTCGCCATCGCGGGCGGCCAGTAAACCCCGCACCTCACGGTAGATGAACGGCGGCCCACGGCGATCACGCCGCGGGCCGCTCCTCTTTCGTCCATCTATCGTCCCCAGCACGCCCACCCGGCGGATGCGCGTCCCCGGATGCGCCGTGGGTCAAGCGGCCGGGGGCGGGGTGTTCATGCGCGGGCACGACGTGTGGCGCGTGTCGGCGATCTGGAGGACCCGCCAGCCGTCCGGGCCGCGGAAGAGCTGGAAGGCGTCGATGCCGCAGTGGCTGAACTTGGGGCCCACGTAAAAGGCGTAGTCCATCCACGCCGTCGCCAGGTCCCCGTCCACGCGAACCTCCACGTTCGCGATGCGCTCGTCGTACATCTCCGCGTGCGGCGTGCCCACCGCGCGCAGGAACGCATCCATCGGGATGGTGCGCACGGCCGGCCGGCCTTCGTGCACGTCCACCGACTGGAGGCGCGCGTCGGGGTGAAGCGTGGCGCGTATCGCCGCCGTGTCCCCCGCCCGCATCCCGTCGAACATCCGCACGACCACCGCCCGCACCTCCTGCTCCGGGCTTGCCGACGCCTGTGCCGATAGAGGACGCGAAGCAAATCCGAGCGCCGCAACGGTGGCGAACAACGCAATACGATTACGCATGATGGTTGGGATCGGGGTGGAAGGTTGGTAGGACGAGCGACACACGGTCTAGTCGGGACTGATCGAGCTACATCTTCACGGAGCAAACCGGAACACCGGGGGCTCTGCGCCCCGATCCGGCTTCCGATCACCCCACGCGATCGCCTGCAGCCGCTCCACCGTTTCGGGTGAGAAGAGCTGCTCGCCGGTTTCGACGTTGACGCGAGCAGGGACGTCTTCGATGATCAGAACGCGACCGTCGATCTCGATCGTATAGGTCACGAGCCGCTCCACGAGCCGCTCGGGCCGATGCGTGGCGTTCATCTTCAGACGTAGCTTCGGTGATCGTCGGCCCGCGGTAATCGGGCTCCCGGAACGCGACAGTTTCGGCTGCCGTCACAGTAGCCTCGGAATCCTTCATCGGCAACGGAAGAAGCCCCCCGGACGATCCGGAGGGCTTCTTCTGTTGAAGCAGATTGGCAGAGGAGCGCCGTCAGACCTGGAAGCCGCTGACCAGCTCCTTCATGCGCTCGGCGGAGAGGAGAAGCTCCATGCTGGACGCGGACATCTCCTGTGTCGCTGCCGACTGCTCCTCGGCGGCGGCGGAAACTTCCTCGGCGCTGGCGGCGTGCGACTCGGAGGTGCCGGAAACCTCCAGGACGGCGCGCTCCACCTCCACCATGGCGTCGCGGCTACGAGACACGGCCTCGCCCACCTGCGACGCGGCCAGGCGCACCCCGTCGACCGCGGCCAGGATCTGCTCCAGCGCGGCGTCGGCGCCCTTGGACACGTGCTCCACGTCGGCCACCTTCTCCGTGCCCTGGCCCATGGTCGCCACCACGCCCTCGATTCGGGAGCGGATGGCGCTCACGTTCTGGGCGACCTCCTGCGCGGCGCGGGCGCTGCCCTCGGCCAGCTTGCGCACCTCCTCGGCGACCACGGCGAAGCCGCGGCCGTGCTCGCCCGCGCGCGCCGCCTCGATGGCCGCGTTCAGCGCCAGCAGGTTGGTCTGCCGGGCGATGGCGGTGATGGTGTCGACGAAGCGGTCGATCTGCGCGCTGCTCTGCTCCAGCTCGGTGACCTGGTTGGCCGACGCGGTCACCACCTCGCGGATCTCCAGCAGCCGGTCGAGCGCCGAGGACACCTCGGTGCGGCTGCCTTTGGCGGTCACGTAGATCTGCTCGCTGAGCAGCGCCACGCTCTGCGACGCGTTCGCGATCTCCTGCGAGCGGGTGCCCATGTCGGCGAGCGCCTGCTGCGTGGCCTGAAGCCCGTGCGACTGCGTCTCGGCGCCGCTGGCGATGCCCACCATGGCCGTGGCCACCTCGCCGCTGCTGGCCGCGACCTCCTCGCTGATGCTGGACAGGTCCGACGCGAAGGTGGAGATGCGGTCGGCCGTGGAGACGGTCTCGGAGACGATGTTGCGCAGCTGCCCCGCCATGCCGTTGAACGCGGTGGCGAGCGACTGGAACTCGTCGGTCATCTTCCCGTTCAGGTGGATGCGCAGGTCGCCCTGCCCCAGACGCTCGGCCGCGCCCATCAGGTTCTGGAGCGGGGTGTTGATGCTGCGGATCGCCGCCCAGATGAGAGCCACGGAGAAGAGCACCGCGCCCAGCGACGAGAGCAGCAGGAAGATCTCGCGGGTGTGGGCCATGCCGTTCAGGTCGGTCGCGGCGGCGCTCACCTTGTGCACCTGCTCCTCGCCCACGTTGCGGATGGCGTCCTGGAGCTGCTGGGTGAGCGGCCGCACGGCCACCTCGCGCGCCAGCGCGCGGTCGGTCTGCCCCAGGTCCATCTGGGCGTGGGCCAGCGCGTACTCGACCTCGATGCGCGAGTGCAGGTTGTCGATCGCCGCCAGCTCCTGGTACTCCGAGGCGTTGAGCGACTTCAGCTCCTTGTAGCGGCGCCGCTGCTCGTGCGCCTGGCGCCCCAGCGTGGCGAAGCTCTCGGCCAGAGCGGGGTCCGGGTGCACCAGGTAGCGCTCGCCGGCCGCGATCTGGTTGAGGATCAGCGACTCCAGCACGTCGCTGACCTCCGTGCTCTGGCGCAGCGAGCCCAGCCGCACCGTCATCTCCCGGTTCAGCTGCTCGACGGTGGTGTAGCCGATCACGGCGCCCACCCCGATCAGCAGCACCAGGATGGCGCCGCCCAGGTACAGGCGGCCCCGGATGGTGGAAAGCACGCCGCGGACGCGTCCGTTGTTCTCGTTCATCTCCCGACCTTGGAAAGCTGAAGCCTGCCGTTCCGGATCTCGCTCACGTACACCGCCTTGCCCGTGGGGTCGCCGTCCTCGTCGAACGCCACGCGGCCCGCCACGCCCTCGAAGGCCGGCGCGCCGCCGGGGCGGCCCACCGTCTCCAGCCAGTCGCGGATGGACTGGCGCGTGGTGTTGCCCGCCCGCACCGCCTCGGCCAGCAGCATCACCGCGTCGTACCCCAGCGCCGACGACGAGTCCGGCTCGCGGTGGAAGGCGGCGCGGTACGCGGCCGCGAACTTCCGCGAAGCCTCGGTGGCGTCCGGGTGGAAGAGGGAGCCGACCATGGTGCCGTCGTACACCGCGGTGCCGTCGGCCAGCGCCTCGATTCCGTCGCCGCCCATGAAGCGCAGCGGCATGCGGAGGGCGCGCGCCTGGGCGATCACCTTGGCCGCGCCGCCGCCCGCGTCGGCCAGGAAGACCAGGCCCGCGCCGCGCCGGCCCAGCCGCGCCAGGTACGGGCCGAAGTCCGCCATGTCGTCCAGGATGGGGTCGGACCCCAGCACCCGCCCGCCGCCGGCCCGCAGCGCCTGGCCGAAGAAGCGGTCCAGCCCGCGGCCGTAGTCGTCGTTCGAGTAGACGATCTCCGCCGCGAGGCCCATCTCCCGCGCCGTGCGCGCCAGCGAGGCCGCGTTCGACGAGTCGCTGGAGGCCACGCGGAAGATCCACGGCCCCAGCCCGGAGATCTCGGCGCTGGTGGCGCTGGTCGCCACCGCGGGCAGGCCGCGCTGGTAGATGGACGCTGCCTGGATGGTGGTGGACGAGTACACGTGGCCCACCACGGCGACGACCTTGGGGTCGTCGAAGAGCTGCTGCGCCACGCCGATGGCGGTGCTGTCGTCGCCGCGGTCGTCCAGCTCGCGGAACTCCAGCCGCCGCCCGCCGATGCCGCCCTGCGCGTTGATCTCCCGCAGGGCGAGCTCGGCGCCCATCTTCCCGTTCGCGCCGTACACGTCCGGCTTGCCGTCCATGCTCGTGAGCGGCAGGGGCACGCCGAAGCGGATAGGCTCCCGGTCCGGCCCGCGCAGCCCGGCGCACGCGGCGGCAGATGCGGCGATGACCGCGGCGAAGGCGGCGGCCGTGCGGAGCGGGAGGCGCGGACGCAGGGCGCGGCTCGGCCGGCCGGGTTCGGCGGAAGGCATCGGGTGCGGGGCTGTGGACGCCAGGGGGCTCACGGGCTGCTGGAGAGGGAAAGCCAAGCTATGCCCGCGATCCGGCGGTGTCAACATGCCCCGCCGCAGCGCGTTGCCCCCCGCCGCCGCCCTCGCTACGTTTGCGCCATGAGCACTGATCGCACCCTGCCGCACGGCCGTCCCGGCACTTCATCCCCCGTCCTCGCATTCGCACCGCGCGAGTGCGCCGCGCGTGCACGCGGGAGGCGCGCGTGAGCGACGCGGCGGACCAGCACGAGGAAGAGGCCGCGGACCGGGCGCTGGACCGCGGCCTCATGCGGCGGCTGCTGGCGTACCTGCGCCCGTACCGCCTGCGCGTCGTCATCGCGATCCTGCTGCTCTTCGCGGGATCGGCCATGGAGCTTGCCGGGCCGTACCTGACGAAGGTGGCGCTGGACCGGGCGATCCCGCAGCACGACATGCACCTGCTGGCGCTGCTGGTTGCGGCGTACGCGGGCTCGCTCGTCCTTGCCTTCCTCTTCGAGTACGCGCAGACGCTGCTCACCACCTGGCTGGGGCAGAAGGTGATGCTGGACCTGCGCGTGGAGCTTTTCGCGCACCTCCAGCGGCTGTCGCTGCGCTTCTTCGACCGCAACCCGGTGGGGCGGCTGATGACGCGCGTCACGAACGACGTGGAGGCGCTGAACGAGATGTTCTCGTCCGGCGTGGTGACCGGGTTCGGCGACCTGTTCACCGTGCTCTTCATCTTCGCGGCGATGGTGCGGCTGGACTGGCAGCTTGCGCTGGTGACGTTCGCCGTGCTGCCGTTCGTGGCCGTCGCCACCTTCGTCTTCCGCGCGCTGATCCAGAAGGCGTACCGCGACATCCGCCTGCGGCTGGCGCGCATCAACGCGTACCTGCAGGAGCACCTGAGCGGCATGCGCGTGGTGCAGCTCTTCGGGCGCGAGGAGCGCACCATGGCGCGCTTCGCCCAGATCAACCGCGAGCACCTGGACGCCAACCTGCGCTCCATCACCTACTACGCGCTCTTCTTCCCCGTCATCGAGGTGCTCACGTCGGTGAGCCTGGCGCTGATCCTGTGGTACGGCGGGCTCCAGACCCTCGGCGGCTCCATCACCGTGGGCGTGGTCGCCGCCTTCCTCCAGTACACGCGGCGCTTCTTCCGGCCCATCCAGGACCTGTCGGAGAAGTAC encodes:
- a CDS encoding SIMPL domain-containing protein (The SIMPL domain is named for its presence in mouse protein SIMPL (signalling molecule that associates with mouse pelle-like kinase). Bacterial member BP26, from Brucella, was shown to assemble into a channel-like structure, while YggE from E. coli has been associated with resistance to oxidative stress.), with product MKASLVTILPLAAVLAAAGAARAQMQQGPMAPATIRVSSSGEARATPDQAFVDFGMETVAPTAKAASDQNAARMARVIAALVAAGIARTDIQTRDYNVYPEYSQPGPAGGDPAIRGYHVNNTVSVKTDRIAQVGALIDAALGAGANRVNGVRFGFRSPETLRAQALRQAIDRGRAEAQNIAAGLGVRLGPVLDASTSSEQRVYPPQPMMMARGAAADAVQTPVEPGEQTVGATISLVFAIAGGQ
- a CDS encoding nuclear transport factor 2 family protein — encoded protein: MRAVVVRMFDGMRAGDTAAIRATLHPDARLQSVDVHEGRPAVRTIPMDAFLRAVGTPHAEMYDERIANVEVRVDGDLATAWMDYAFYVGPKFSHCGIDAFQLFRGPDGWRVLQIADTRHTSCPRMNTPPPAA
- a CDS encoding YgiT-type zinc finger protein, with protein sequence MNATHRPERLVERLVTYTIEIDGRVLIIEDVPARVNVETGEQLFSPETVERLQAIAWGDRKPDRGAEPPVFRFAP
- a CDS encoding methyl-accepting chemotaxis protein; amino-acid sequence: MNENNGRVRGVLSTIRGRLYLGGAILVLLIGVGAVIGYTTVEQLNREMTVRLGSLRQSTEVSDVLESLILNQIAAGERYLVHPDPALAESFATLGRQAHEQRRRYKELKSLNASEYQELAAIDNLHSRIEVEYALAHAQMDLGQTDRALAREVAVRPLTQQLQDAIRNVGEEQVHKVSAAATDLNGMAHTREIFLLLSSLGAVLFSVALIWAAIRSINTPLQNLMGAAERLGQGDLRIHLNGKMTDEFQSLATAFNGMAGQLRNIVSETVSTADRISTFASDLSSISEEVAASSGEVATAMVGIASGAETQSHGLQATQQALADMGTRSQEIANASQSVALLSEQIYVTAKGSRTEVSSALDRLLEIREVVTASANQVTELEQSSAQIDRFVDTITAIARQTNLLALNAAIEAARAGEHGRGFAVVAEEVRKLAEGSARAAQEVAQNVSAIRSRIEGVVATMGQGTEKVADVEHVSKGADAALEQILAAVDGVRLAASQVGEAVSRSRDAMVEVERAVLEVSGTSESHAASAEEVSAAAEEQSAATQEMSASSMELLLSAERMKELVSGFQV
- a CDS encoding ABC transporter substrate-binding protein — its product is MPSAEPGRPSRALRPRLPLRTAAAFAAVIAASAAACAGLRGPDREPIRFGVPLPLTSMDGKPDVYGANGKMGAELALREINAQGGIGGRRLEFRELDDRGDDSTAIGVAQQLFDDPKVVAVVGHVYSSTTIQAASIYQRGLPAVATSATSAEISGLGPWIFRVASSDSSNAASLARTAREMGLAAEIVYSNDDYGRGLDRFFGQALRAGGGRVLGSDPILDDMADFGPYLARLGRRGAGLVFLADAGGGAAKVIAQARALRMPLRFMGGDGIEALADGTAVYDGTMVGSLFHPDATEASRKFAAAYRAAFHREPDSSSALGYDAVMLLAEAVRAGNTTRQSIRDWLETVGRPGGAPAFEGVAGRVAFDEDGDPTGKAVYVSEIRNGRLQLSKVGR